Proteins from a genomic interval of Neodiprion lecontei isolate iyNeoLeco1 chromosome 2, iyNeoLeco1.1, whole genome shotgun sequence:
- the LOC107217833 gene encoding rhodopsin, translating into MTVMSGPSFAAYSWSAQVGGFGNQTVVDKVPAEMLHLVDSHWYQFPPMNPLWHGILGFVIACLGFVSVIGNGMVVYIFCSTKTLRTPSNLLVVNLAFSDFLMMFTMSPPMVINCYYETWVFGPLMCEIYALFGSLFGCGSIWTMTMIAFDRYNVIVKGLSAKPMTIKGSLLRILGVWAFAVIWTIAPMLGWNRYVPEGNMTACGTDYLSKDWLSRSYILVYSFFVYYLPLFMIIYSYYFIISAVSAHEKSMREQAKKMNVASLRSSENQNTSAEAKLAKVALMTISLWFMAWTPYLVINYAGVFESAKISPLFTIWGSLFAKANAVYNPIVYGISHPKYRAALFKKFPSLACGGDAGHGGDATSTVSGVTTLTENEKPAA; encoded by the exons ATGACCGTGATGTCGGGGCCCAGTTTTGCGGCCTACTCGTGGTCGGCCCAGGTCGGCGGTTTCGGCAACCAAACAGTTGTCGACAAGGTGCCAGCCGAAATGTTACACCTGGTCGATTCTCATTGGTATCAGTTTCCCCCCATGAACCCCCTGTGGCACGGAATCCTGGGGTTCGTCATCGCATGTCTAGGGTTCGTATCCGTGATTGGAAACGGGATGGTCGTCTACATATTCTGCTCGACGAAAACGCTCCGTACACCGAGCAATCTTCTCGTAGTCAATTTGGCCTTTTCGGACTTCCTCATGATGTTCACCATGTCCCCACCGATG GTGATCAATTGTTATTACGAAACTTGGGTGTTTGGACCGTTGATGTGCGAGATATACGCGTTGTTTGGTTCCCTGTTCGGATGTGGCTCAATCTGGACAATGACAATGATCGCTTTTGATAGATACAACGTAATCGTCAAGGGACTGTCGGCCAAACCAATGACCATCAAGGGTTCGCTACTTCGCATTTTGGGTGTCTGGGCTTTTGCTGTTATATGGACAATTGCCCCCATGTTAGGCTGGAATAG ATACGTGCCAGAAGGGAACATGACTGCCTGTGGCACGGATTATCTGAGCAAGGATTGGCTGTCAAGGTCTTACATATTGGTGTACAGCTTCTTTGTCTATTATCTGCCACTCTTCATGATCATCTACAGCTACTACTTCATTATATCAGCTGTATCAGCCCACGAGAAATCGATGCGCGAACAAGCTAAGAAAATGAACGTGGCTTCGTTAAGATCttctgaaaatcaaaatacaaGCGCTGAGGCGAAACTTGCCAAG GTCGCTTTGATGACGATCTCTCTTTGGTTCATGGCATGGACGCCTTATCTGGTCATCAACTACGCTGGGGTTTTCGAATCCGCCAAAATCAGCCCTCTCTTCACTATCTGGGGCTCCTTATTCGCTAAGGCAAACGCTGTTTACAATCCAATTGTCTATGGCATCAG CCATCCGAAGTACAGAGCTGCACTCTTCAAGAAGTTCCCATCATTAGCCTGTGGTGGTGATGCAGGACATGGCGGAGACGCTACCTCAACGGTTTCCGGCGTCACAACACTGACGGAGAACGAGAAGCCTGCCGCATAA
- the LOC107217850 gene encoding tudor and KH domain-containing protein homolog yields MKLLDRQLVLTFAIGLSLTGASAALLYMYYKKDDDPNDIRTTRLTTSRQNEVEIKVPRQHVPIIIGRAGAMIKDIQDKTETRINFSNDDKELPDRICKIRGKPESVHLAQIMIENIIANQPVIEVYETYIPQRACGRIIGRGGDTINHIQAVSGAKIMVESSSYKNPDSNQRIIIKGTAEHIAAALALVEEKVREENEIREKLDVSSSLRAPRGKISTRKTAVQVSDNHVYSTDSNQIPKTQDPEVLMEVYVSAVENPSQFWVQVVGPGAVALDELVAEMTEYYRDEENLELHMLKDVSVGQMVAAKFPFDERWYRAEVVTKLENDRYEVYFVDYGDHEALTIKEMMELRTDFLSLRLQAIECSLANVKPRDNEWSSEACDRFAELSWVAQWKALTAKVRRYKERVLAGGSSRREGSPIPCVDLYNKTDSRDINIGKELVNEGMAEDEGPWSSASSTLSLNRRDIHESTTMPRVSSSETPSPPPPTKRLPENGTHSPQTLHLPGNSNQTIVEIDLTTPKKQNSSIETVDLVTPLKTTDETNSWKSKKW; encoded by the exons ATGAAACTGCTAGATCGTCAGCTTGTGCTCACTTTTGCAATCGGATTGTCACTCACTGGTGCCAGCGCAGCTTTGCTGTACATGTATTACAAGAAG gATGATGATCCGAATGACATTCGAACTACACGTTTGACAACGTCGAGGCAAAATGAGGTGGAGATAAAGGTGCCGCGACAACATGTGCCAATTATAATTGGTCGTGCTGGAGCAATGATTAAAGACATTCAAGACAAGACTGAAACTAGAATAAACTTCTCCAATGACGATAAGGAGCTGCCGGACAGAATTTGCAAGATTCGCGGTAAACCGGAAAGCGTTCACTTGGCCCAGATCATGATAGAAAATATCATTGCCAATCAACCTGTCATTGAAGTTTATGAAACATACATACCTCAGCGAGCATGTGGACGAATCATTGGAAGAGGCGGAGATACGATTAATCACATACAAGCAGTATCCGGGGCAAAAATTATGGTTGAGAGTTCCAGTTATAAGAATCCAG ATTCCAATCAGAGAATTATAATAAAGGGAACTGCCGAACACATCGCTGCAGCTTTGGCATTGGTTGAGGAAAAAGTTCGCGAGGAGAATGAAATTCGAGAAAAGTTAGACGTTAGTTCGTCTTTAAGGGCACCACGTGGAAAAATCTCAACACGGAAGACTGCTGTTCAAGTATCCGATAATCATGTATATTCTACAGACTCCAACCAGATACCAAAAACACAAG ACCCAGAAGTCTTGATGGAGGTGTACGTCAGCGCTGTAGAGAACCCAAGCCAATTCTGGGTTCAAGTTGTAGGTCCTGGTGCAGTAGCATTGGATGAGTTAGTAGCAGAAATGACAGAGTATTACCGCGACGAAGAAAACTTGGAGTTACACATGCTCAAGGAT GTAAGCGTCGGACAAATGGTGGCTGCGAAGTTTCCTTTTGATGAGCGGTGGTACCGTGCTGAAGTTGTCACCAAACTCGAAAACGATCGTTACGAAGTGTATTTCGTGGATTACGGCGACCATGAAGCATTAACTATTAAAGAGATGATGGAACTTCGGACAGACTTTTTAAGTTTACGTCTACAGGCAATTGAATGCTCTCTGGCAAATGTAAAGCCTCG TGATAATGAATGGAGTTCGGAAGCTTGTGACAGATTTGCAGAGCTCAGTTGGGTGGCCCAGTGGAAAGCACTGACGGCGAAAGTTCGAAGATATAAAGAACGTGTTCTAGCTGGTGGAAGCTCTCGCCGAGAAGGCTCACCCATTCCTTGTGTTGATCTTTACAATAAAACTGATAGCCGG gaTATCAACATAGGAAAAGAATTGGTAAATGAAGGTATGGCTGAGGATGAAGGGCCTTGGTCGTCAGCGAGTTCTACTCTTTCCTTGAACCGTCGTGATATTCACGAATCGACAACGATGCCAAGAGTTAGTTCTTCCGAAACACCATCACCTCCACCCCCAACAAAGCGGCTTCCAGAAAATGGTACTCACTCTCCACAGACTTTACATCTTCCTGGAAATTCGAATCAAACAATTGTTGAGATTGATTTGACCACACCGAAG AAGCAGAACAGCTCTATAGAAACAGTCGATTTGGTGACTCCGTTGAAGACAACAGATGAAACAAATAGTTGGAAAAGTAAGAAATGGTAG
- the LOC107217849 gene encoding SET domain-containing protein SmydA-8 — MSSPPELVVAEGSGGPCASCGAANCKFKCSGCFKAWYCSEDHRAGDYENHKKLCDKPYKILKNEEFGRYVVANRDLEPGEELWSETAFVVGPKAFSYPLCLGCYSPWPPTGLESTERPLCSKCGWPVCGPDCELLPCHKDYECQVFAASGEKFNVIAAIDDDTVNASPQLDCVSPLRLLIASEKDPIRWMTEVKDMEAHNLKRSQQLEWKRSQVNIVEYLRSRCKLDRFSEDELHTACGILEINSHEVRSPSGYSAKALYPITAMMNHSCVSNTTHSISPDNYRICVRTTTKVQRGSELYGSYTHSLLPTILRREQLRESKYFDCACRRCSDPTELGTHMSSLKCNKCDNGVILSLDSLDPESTWKCTHCPFTTGGQAIRRVLSIIQAEVDDVEQATCNDGGTAIEARESLIKKYRSVLHPQHAFNMILMYSLNQLYGRCEGYEFDDLPDVVLEHKVDICRSLLRALDVIEPGYSRFRGMTLYELHAPLLVLAKNLFHTGTIDEASLKSKMIEAAEILKEAARILMLEYPNTVERQIGEVAVQSLGELEASIKNT, encoded by the exons ATGTCCTCGCCACCTGAACTg GTAGTAGCCGAAGGCTCTGGAGGACCATGTGCAAGTTGTGGGGCAGCAAACTGCAAGTTTAAATGTTCTGGTTGTTTCAAAGCCTGGTACTGTTCTGAAGATCACAGAGCCGGTGATTATGAGAATCACAAAAAACTTTGCGATAAGCCTTACAAAATTCTAAAGAACGAGGAATTCGGAAG GTACGTTGTGGCTAATCGTGATTTGGAACCTGGCGAAGAGTTGTGGTCTGAAACAGCATTTGTCGTTGGACCGAAAGCGTTTAGCTACCCGCTTTGCCTTGGATGTTATTCGCCTTGGCCACCTACGGGTCTCGAATCCACGGAGCGACCACTTTGCTCAAAATGTGGCTGGCCAGTCTGCGGGCCGGATTGCGAACTTTTGCCTTGTCATAAAGATTACGAGTGTCAA GTTTTTGCAGCTTCGGGGGAGAAATTTAATGTCATCGCAGCGATTGATGATGACACTGTTAATGCATCCCCTCAACTGGACTGCGTGAGTCCATTGAGACTGCTTATTGCTTCTGAGAAAGACCCGATAAGATGGATGACCGAGGTGAAAGATATGGAGGCACACAATTTGAAGAGGTCGCAGCAACTCGAGTGGAAAAGATCTCAGGTTAACATAGTAGAATACCTTCGTTCCCGCTGTAAACTTGACAG ATTTTCAGAGGATGAACTTCACACCGCTTGTGGTATCCTCGAGATTAACAGTCACGAAGTCAGAAGCCCGTCAGGCTACAGTGCCAAGGCGTTGTACCCGATCACGGCCATGATGAATCACTCTTGTGTTTCTAATACCACCCACAGTATTTCGCCTGATAATTACAG AATTTGCGTCAGAACAACGACGAAGGTACAACGAGGAAGTGAATTGTATGGCAGCTACACGCATAGCTTATTACCAACAATTTTGCGCCGTGAGCAACTCCGCGAGAGCAAGTACTTCGACTGTGCCTGCAGAAGGTGTTCCGATCCGACGGAGCTCGGTACTCACATGTCGTCGTTGAAATGCAACAAATGTGATAACGGAGTGATTTTGTCCCTCGATTCATTGG ATCCCGAAAGTACGTGGAAGTGCACGCATTGTCCGTTCACGACGGGAGGACAAGCGATTAGGCGAGTGTTGAGTATCATTCAGGCGGAAGTGGACGATGTCGAACAGGCAACTTGCAATGACGGCGGTACTGCGATCGAAGCAAGAGAATCACTCATCAAAAAGTATCGCTCAGTTTTGCATCCGCAACACGCGTTTAACATGattttaat GTATTCGTTGAATCAACTTTACGGACGATGCGAAGGATATGAATTTGACGATCTACCGGACGTTGTTTTGGAACACAAGGTAGATATATGCAGATCTCTTCTCCGGGCATTGGATGTCATAGAACCAGGTTACTCACGATTTAGAG GAATGACTTTATACGAACTACATGCACCGCTGTTGGTTTTGGCCAAGAATTTGTTTCATACTGGGACGATAGATGAGGCAAGTCTGAAGAGTAAGATGATAGAGGCAGCGGAAATTCTGAAGGAAGCAGCACGCATTCTAATGTTGGAGTATCCAAACACTGTCGAAAGGCAGATTGGTGAAGTGGCAGTTCAGTCTTTGGGGGAATTGGAAGCCTCtataaaaaatacgtaa
- the LOC107217838 gene encoding COMM domain-containing protein 2, which translates to MLTLKSEHKKHIHFLVEQSTNVLQDFCKLGLDYLHNGPNFKLYNVAAQKLDIQPEDVRCTVEGLINLLLESCKCKLSTSDFRDSIIALGFSEDHEVLLTKLYTTKQSEISEILPTLGVKLQEYQSMEWRFETQISSRSLLSQVTPLVVLDFSLRNNVQQKIEHVIVQTDANNLLHITEELEQALQDGRSQHLRKIARSIR; encoded by the exons ATGCTAACGTTAAAAAGCGAGCATAAAAAACATATTCACTTTCTCGTAGAACAGTCAACAAATG ttttacaGGACTTCTGCAAATTAGGATTGGACTATTTGCATAATGGACCAAACTTCAAGTTGTATAATGTAGCTGCTC AAAAATTAGACATCCAACCTGAGGATGTCAGGTGCACTGTAGAAGGACTCATCAATTTGCTACTAGAAAGCTGCAAATGCAAG TTGAGCACTTCTGATTTTCGAGATTCAATAATTGCTCTGGGCTTCTCTGAAGATCATGAAGTGTTACTCACCAAATTATATACTACAAAACAGTCTGAAATATCAGAAATATTGCCGACACTTGGAGTCAAGTTACAAGAATACCAGAGTATGGAATGGAGATTCGAAACACAG ATTTCATCCAGATCGTTGTTGAGTCAAGTGACACCTTTGGTAGTCCTAGATTTCAGTCTTCGAAATAATgttcaacaaaaaattgaacatgTTATTGTTCAAACTGAcgcaaataatttattgcacaTCACTGAGGAATTGGAACAGGCTTTGCAGGATGGCCGAAGTCAACACCTGCGTAAAATTGCGAGGAGTATAAGATAG